Proteins from a genomic interval of Clostridium cochlearium:
- a CDS encoding flavodoxin has protein sequence MKKVSIIYWSAGGNVEVLADNISKGAKSAGAEVDIKQVQYAKPEDVLKADAVAFGSPSMDNNQVDQTEMAPFLKNFKELNLENKPVVLFGSYGWDNGEFIEKWETQMKEYGFNVIGKLAVQEAPNEKQLEEAKKLGQLLAK, from the coding sequence ATGAAAAAGGTTTCAATTATATACTGGAGTGCTGGGGGAAATGTAGAGGTACTAGCAGATAATATATCTAAAGGAGCAAAATCTGCAGGTGCAGAAGTAGATATAAAACAGGTGCAATACGCAAAACCAGAAGATGTGTTAAAAGCAGATGCAGTGGCTTTTGGAAGTCCATCTATGGATAATAATCAAGTAGATCAAACAGAAATGGCACCATTTTTAAAGAATTTTAAAGAGCTAAACCTAGAAAATAAACCAGTTGTTTTATTCGGATCTTATGGATGGGACAATGGGGAATTTATCGAAAAATGGGAAACTCAAATGAAAGAATATGGATTTAATGTTATAGGAAAGCTAGCAGTGCAAGAAGCACCTAATGAAAAACAATTAGAAGAAGCTAAAAAATTAGGACAGTTACTTGCTAAATAA